GCGCATCACCGACCTCGAACGGCATTGCGGCGTCGCCCTGCTCCAGCGGGGGCAGCGCGGCGTGACCGCCACGCCGGAGGGACAGACCCTGCACCGACACGCCATCGAGGTGATCGCGCGGCTGGAGCAACTCGTGCAGGCCGTTGACGATCTTCAATCGGGTGCCACCGGCCACCTGCGGCTGTGCGCCAATCCTTCCGCTTTCGGAGGCTTCCTGCCGAGCGTGCTGGCGGCGTATGCCCGCCGCTATCCCCATGTCGTGATCGACATGGAAGACGCATTGAGCGAGGACGGTATCCGCGCCGTGCTTAAAGGCACGGCGGAGCTCGCCGTCATCGGCGACAACGTGCCGCGTGAAGGCCTGGAGACCATCGTCTGCAATATCGACCAGCTGGTCCTGCTCGTGCCGGCAGGCCATGCGCTGGAGGGCCGGCAGAACGCCTCCATCGAGGACGTGTTCGACCACGACCTCGTCACGCTGGCACGAAGCGCGTCGCTCACGCGCAAGGTGATGGCGGCGGCCGACGCGGTACAGCGCACGCCCCGCATCCGGGTTCAGGTGCGCAGCTTCGATTCGATGTGCCGCATGGTCGCATCGGGGCTGGGCCTGGCGATCCTGCCGCGCGCCGCTGCCGCGCTCTATGCCCAGGCCCTCGGCCTCGTGCAGGTTGGCCTCGAAGGCATCGAGATGGAGCGCGTGCTGCTGCTGGCCATGCGCAGCCGCTCGGAACTGTCCGTACCGGCAGCCGCCCTCGTGGAAATGATCGAGGGTACTGCCGCGTTCAGCGAAGCACAGCGCTCTCGGACGCCTGCCGGATGAGCCGGTCGCGATCGGCAGGCAGAAGAAA
This is a stretch of genomic DNA from Variovorax paradoxus. It encodes these proteins:
- a CDS encoding LysR family transcriptional regulator; translation: MLNLNRFDLISLRLFVAVVDAGSLTAGADRFGVSLPAVSKRITDLERHCGVALLQRGQRGVTATPEGQTLHRHAIEVIARLEQLVQAVDDLQSGATGHLRLCANPSAFGGFLPSVLAAYARRYPHVVIDMEDALSEDGIRAVLKGTAELAVIGDNVPREGLETIVCNIDQLVLLVPAGHALEGRQNASIEDVFDHDLVTLARSASLTRKVMAAADAVQRTPRIRVQVRSFDSMCRMVASGLGLAILPRAAAALYAQALGLVQVGLEGIEMERVLLLAMRSRSELSVPAAALVEMIEGTAAFSEAQRSRTPAG